A single genomic interval of Helianthus annuus cultivar XRQ/B chromosome 13, HanXRQr2.0-SUNRISE, whole genome shotgun sequence harbors:
- the LOC110900841 gene encoding glutamic acid-rich protein-like: MGHATDNAVVNKQFLHNDTPDVQMNQMNWCSYIIQCLQHAKTAWAPKKHYTGPLIILAIVVREEDDGDDAENEDEDNVHNVDEHDDEFDDDYGFYHDDHYNYELQNAMPFNDAKEASLQRMVNEDIESQETMFEVSASGNHALIREVTQYDNIFAEEEKQNKEPEEEMADKLDGAYKELEDCYNKMSTLLKQSKTEYPNSLLVHIKYSQCMTLLENISKFVDENAKEMPAETEEDTQETDDENEVVLGDENEQEGEKEKAEKENAIKEQTVHENAKEFENEEQGEEGCENEKEREKEMAGLENAIEGETIDENAMQEKKKRKGSGKRMVKGMEKRRKRRKRRRRRKVRKRRYKGWGNRENAEPSTATTMPIYDDEEDTTLSDEDVNEKDIERWGCDFKTLEYHISRYNGVKIIKRNIAKILELPGQDLKQMIDIKEGLDNSKMVDEAIKAIKKHLQLAEETPKMPVFDKTPNIATTETKDSQAFNTEKEKTEGEMVNKSVDQEGAVFNKTPYEQPPTTSGKNLLKSFEEEETPNKPHDENAINTSPPKTPNMSDVQEKGDEDNTPDITKLMQENKILNPEELPGDEKADKDDEEDKNIKNKNVAEEEKRDKKN, from the exons ATGGGGCATGCAACTGACAATGCAGTCGTCAACAAACAATTCTTGCACAATGATACACCAGATGTTCAAATGAACCAAATGAACTGGTGTAGTTATATCATCCAATGCTTGCAACACGCCAAAACCGCATGGGCTCCCAAAAAGCATTACACAGGGCCACTGATCATACTTGCG ATTGTTGTTcgtgaagaagatgatggtgatgatgctgagaatgaagatgaagataaTGTCCACAATGTCGATGAGCATGATGACGAGTTTGATGACGATTATGGTTTTTATCATGATGATCATTATAACTATGAACTGCAAAACGCCATGCCCTTCAATGATGCTAAAGAGGCTTCACTTCAAAGGATGGTGAATGAGGATATAGAAAGCCAGGAAACGATGTTTGAAGTTTCTGCATCAGGAAACCATGCTCTTATCAGAGAAGTAACACAGTATGACAACATTTTCGCTGAAGaagaaaaacaaaacaaagaacCTGAAGAG GAAATGGCTGATAAATTGGATGGAGCATACAAAGAATTAGAAGACTGTTACAATAAAATGAGCACATTGTTAAAACAGTCAAAGACTGAATACCCAAACAGCCTCCTAGTACACATTAAATACTCACAATGTATGACATTGTTGGAGAACATCTCAAAATTTGTTGACGAAAACGCCAAAGAAATGCCAGCTGAAACAGAAGAAGATACACAagaaactgatgatgaaaatgaggtggTACTAGGAGATGAAAATGAACAAGAAGGGGAAAAGGAGAAGGCTGAAAAAGAAAATGCCATTAAAGAGCAAACAGTTCATGAAAACGCCAAAGAATTTGAAAATGAAGAACAAGGAGAGGAAGGATGCGAAAATGAAAAAGAAAGGGAGAAGGAGATGGCTGGACTTGAAAACGCCATTGAAGGGGAAACAATTGATGAAAACGCCATGCAA gagaagaagaagaggaagggGAGTGGGAAGAGAATGGTGAAGGGGATGGAGAAAAGAAGGAAAAGGAGAaagagaaggagaaggagaaAGGTAAGGAAAAGGAGATACAAGGGATGGGGCAATAGAGAAAACGCCGAACCATCGACTGCTACAACAATGCCAatatatgatgatgaagaggatacTACATTATCAGATGAAGATGTAAACGAAAAGGATATTGAGAGGTGGGGTTGTGATTTCAAGACACTTGAATATCACATTTCAAGATACAATGGGGTAAAAATAATTAAGAGGAATATTGCTAAGATTTTGGAGCTGCCAGGACAAGATCTAAAACAAATGATTGATATTAAAGAAGGTCTTGACAATTCAAAGATGGTGGATGAAGCAATTAAAGCAATAAAAAAACATCTGCAACTTGCTGAAGAGACCCCCAAAATGCCTGTATTTGATAAGACACCAAACATTGCCACGACAGAAACAAAAGACAGTCAGGCATTCAACACTGAAAAAGAAAAAACTGAAGGGGAGATGGTGAACAAAAGTGTTGACCAAGAAGGGGCAGTGTTTAATAAAACGCCATATGAACAGCCACCAACTACATCTGGGAAAAACCTCTTGAAAAGTTTTGAAGAGGAAGAGACACCAAATAAACCCCATGATGAAAACGCCATCaacacatcaccaccaaaaacgcCAAACATGTCAGATGTGCAGGAGAAAGGTGATGAGGACAACACTCCAGACATCACAAAGCTGATgcaagaaaataaaattttaaacccTGAAGAGCTGCCTGGTGATGAAAAAGCTgataaagatgatgaagaagataaaaacataaaaaataagaATGTGGCTGAAGAGGAGAAGAGAGATAAAAAAAATTGA